In Edaphobacter paludis, a single window of DNA contains:
- a CDS encoding transcription antitermination factor NusB, translating into MKNKPVLQKPSQINRAAAIKRPASAGPTASAEAAIGKIAPARLAAFEILTLVGEGKGHSDELLHSPRMEVLSPEDRNLTTALVMGVLRWQIALDARVRGLLQRPEQRLAEPVALALRIGAFQLLHLDRIPAHAALGESVELCRAAGQPHATGMVNAVLRKLAAAQKPGQRVFESVAAFSERLGHPQWLVERWVAAYGREAALKICEADQKEPAQGSLFRETGGDLPQMDDGSRLVAELAAVAMPAAKTVWDCCAAPGGKTLILAHRLASAEITATDISAKRLAQTEARFRRYAYAERIRCAIADATTPSGDQTFDLILCDVPCSGTGTLAGNPEIRHRLKPEEFTRQAARQRAILSAALKRLAPGGRLIYSTCSLEPEECERVVENVIAGTDTHQVQLEDSLLKLAASGTLKEGADLTAAVRDGCLRTLPGLQNCDGFFATVLEAGK; encoded by the coding sequence ATGAAGAACAAACCAGTCTTACAGAAACCATCGCAGATAAATCGAGCCGCTGCCATAAAGCGGCCAGCCTCTGCCGGACCAACTGCTTCTGCCGAAGCTGCGATTGGCAAAATCGCACCAGCCAGGCTGGCGGCGTTCGAGATTCTGACGCTGGTCGGCGAAGGCAAAGGTCACAGCGACGAGCTTTTGCACTCTCCCCGTATGGAGGTACTCTCACCTGAAGATAGAAACCTCACTACGGCGCTGGTGATGGGAGTCCTGCGTTGGCAGATTGCTCTGGACGCGCGAGTGCGTGGTCTACTGCAACGGCCAGAGCAGAGACTTGCAGAGCCGGTTGCGCTGGCCTTGAGGATAGGCGCATTTCAACTGCTGCATCTCGACCGCATTCCTGCTCATGCGGCGCTGGGCGAAAGCGTCGAGCTGTGCCGTGCCGCAGGACAGCCTCATGCAACGGGAATGGTTAACGCCGTGCTGCGTAAACTCGCAGCGGCGCAGAAGCCCGGACAGCGAGTCTTCGAGTCCGTCGCGGCGTTCTCCGAGCGCCTCGGCCACCCGCAATGGCTGGTAGAGCGATGGGTGGCGGCGTATGGCCGCGAGGCGGCGCTGAAGATCTGTGAGGCCGACCAGAAAGAGCCGGCCCAGGGTTCGTTGTTCCGTGAGACCGGCGGAGATCTTCCGCAAATGGACGATGGTTCGCGGCTAGTGGCGGAGCTTGCGGCAGTGGCGATGCCTGCAGCGAAGACCGTCTGGGATTGCTGTGCCGCTCCGGGTGGCAAGACGCTGATTCTGGCCCATCGGCTGGCCTCGGCAGAGATCACGGCAACCGATATAAGCGCAAAGCGGCTGGCCCAGACGGAAGCCCGCTTTCGGCGTTATGCCTATGCTGAGCGGATCCGCTGCGCGATCGCAGACGCCACCACGCCGTCGGGAGACCAGACCTTTGATCTGATCCTCTGCGATGTTCCTTGCAGCGGAACTGGAACGCTGGCCGGAAATCCGGAGATTCGCCACCGCCTGAAACCGGAGGAGTTTACGCGTCAGGCAGCCCGGCAGAGAGCAATCCTGAGCGCGGCGTTGAAGCGCCTCGCTCCCGGAGGGCGGCTGATCTACTCAACCTGCTCGCTGGAGCCGGAGGAGTGTGAGCGGGTGGTCGAGAATGTAATTGCAGGCACGGACACCCACCAAGTTCAGCTTGAAGATTCGCTTCTCAAGCTGGCTGCGTCTGGCACGCTAAAGGAAGGCGCAGATTTGACGGCAGCCGTGCGCGATGGCTGCCTGCGGACGCTGCCTGGGCTTCAGAACTGCGACGGCTTCTTCGCAACTGTTCTCGAAGCAGGAAAATAA
- a CDS encoding PASTA domain-containing protein: MKRFFNILFGAMAMLAVALISAFLSMRLAIHGREVEVPNLAGLTISEASHAASSKGLSLNVENRFYSNDIAPGHVLAQSPASGATVRREWTVRVTESLGPQKVSVPDLIGQTERPASILMRRLALERGTVAQLPADGEPGVVLAQSPTPNASGIDRPRVSLLLSAPEDPDYTAYVMPSLTGLTLATAAYRAAAAGVHIASIEDVNLPAPTAPGGAAAAPVAPAPTTAAVPPGTVVDQSPLAGYRVVKGESVHITLTH, from the coding sequence ATGAAGCGCTTCTTCAATATTCTCTTCGGTGCCATGGCGATGCTTGCGGTCGCGCTGATCTCTGCGTTCCTCTCGATGCGTCTCGCCATCCATGGCCGCGAGGTCGAGGTCCCCAACCTCGCCGGTCTCACGATTTCGGAAGCCAGCCACGCGGCCAGTTCAAAGGGTCTTAGCCTCAATGTCGAAAACCGCTTCTACTCGAACGATATTGCTCCCGGCCATGTTCTGGCTCAATCGCCCGCGTCGGGAGCGACTGTCCGTCGCGAATGGACCGTGCGTGTCACTGAGAGTCTCGGGCCGCAAAAGGTCTCTGTACCCGACCTCATCGGCCAAACGGAGCGTCCGGCTTCCATCCTGATGCGCCGCCTCGCGCTCGAGCGGGGTACTGTCGCGCAACTGCCCGCGGACGGCGAGCCGGGCGTCGTTCTGGCACAGAGTCCTACTCCCAACGCCTCCGGCATTGATCGTCCGCGTGTCAGCCTGCTACTCAGCGCACCGGAAGATCCTGATTACACTGCGTACGTGATGCCGTCCCTCACCGGCTTAACCCTCGCCACTGCCGCCTATCGCGCGGCTGCGGCGGGCGTGCATATCGCCAGCATCGAGGACGTTAACCTGCCAGCGCCCACGGCGCCGGGCGGCGCCGCTGCGGCTCCCGTAGCGCCTGCACCGACGACAGCAGCCGTGCCGCCGGGAACAGTGGTTGACCAGAGTCCACTAGCGGGCTACCGCGTCGTCAAGGGCGAGTCGGTCCACATTACGCTGACTCACTAA